The region CTAAATCATAACCATGGAAAAACCAATCATCCAATGTTTCTGCGAAATAAATAATTTCTTGTTCGGTTGTTTTACCTAATATATCCTCACTTGGCTGTGCTATATCCATGCCTGTTGTAAAGCCACTATGAACATTAGTTGAACCACCATATTTACCAAAAAACTTAATACCAGATCCTGATGTTAGATTTAATTCTTCAATAAACCAATTCTGTGCTTGCTCGGAAACTGTTATTTTCATGAGCTATCCCACTTTCTTTTCTTAATAGCATCATTCTAGCATAAAATATGTAATTAATCGTTTTTTTTGCTTCATGCTACTTTATTAATTAAAGAATAAGAATTAGGACATTTTTTCATCCAGTCTTTCAACATCTTCATCTGCTCCGATTAATAACAAACAATCATCCTTAAATACTATTTCATCTGCCATTGGTGAAATAATTAAATGACCCTCACGACGAATTGCCACCACATTTAAGCCGAAACGTTGTCTAAAGTCAAGCTGTGCCAAGCTCTTATCAAAAAATTTTCGATTGGTTACTTTGACCTCTGCTAAAGAATATTCATCAGACAATTCCAAATAATCAAGAATATTTTTTGAAACTAAGTTATGAGCTACTTTGATTCCCATATCTCTCTCAGGATGAACAACATTGTCAGCACCAATCTTGTACAGCACCTTGGCATGATAAGAATCTTGTGCTTTAGCTGTTACATTAGGGACACCCATTTCTTTAGCCATTAAAGTAACCAAGATGCTTGCTTGAATATCTTCCCCAATAGCAACAATAACATGTTCAAAATTACGTAAACCTAAAGAACGTAAGGTCATTTCATCTTGAGCATTGGCTACTACCGCATGGGTTGCAATATTCATATATTCATTGATGCGATCCTCATCACGATCTATTGCCAAAACTTCCTGCCCTGATTCAATTAATGTTTCACATAAACTTCCACCAAAACGACCTAATCCAATAATCGCAAAATTTTGTTTCATTACTATTCTCCATTCAAAAAGTCTTTATTTAACAATCCCATGTTTAAAGGCATAAATTGCCGCCTGAGTACGATCCTCAACATCTAATTTTGATAAAATATTCGAAACATGGGTTTTAACTGTTTTTAGTGTGATAAATAAATCATCTGCGATTTCTTGATTACTCTTTCCTTCAGCGATCAATAATAAAATTTCATTTTCACGATTAGTCAAATCCTCATGTAAGACTGGTTCATTCTTACGGGTCATTCTCTCCATCATTTTCCCCGTAACCTCAGGTTCTAATACTCTTTCACCGCGATAAGAAGCTCGAATAGCATTGGCTATTTCTCCAGCTGTTGATGTTTTTAGTAAATAGCCTGCCGCACCTGCCTCAATAGCTGGATAAACTTTTTCATCATCAATAAAACTTGTCACAATAATAATTTTAGCCTCTGGCCATTCTGCCAAGATTGCTTTTGTAGATTCAATCCCATCCATCACATCCATCACTAAATCCATCAAGATAATATCAGGTCGTAATTCTAACGCCTTATGGTAGCCTATCTGACCATTTTCAGCTTCACCTACTACTTCAATATCCTCTTGAATTGATAAATAAGATGACACACCTAGCCTCACCATTTCATGATCATCAACCAATAGTACTTTAATCATTGTTTACACTCTCCTCCAATACCGGCACACGTATTTCAACACTTGTTCCCTTCCCTTTAAAACTAATAATCTTACAAGTCCCGCCCATGCTCGTCACACGCTCTTGAATATTATTTAAACCATAACTCCCAACACGAGGTACTTGGCTGTCAAATCCCACACCATCATCAATCATACGTAACATGATACTTTTATCTACCTGTTTTAAATAGACTTCTAAAGATGATGCCTTGGCATGCCTCAACGTATTTGAGAGTAATTCTTGCGCTATTCTAAAAATATGATCTTCAATACCACTGGGCAAAGTTATATCTTCAATTTCCCAAGTCAAATCAATTTGAATTTTAGTTTTTAATTCTCTTAATAATTGCTCAATCCCTTTTTGTAAGGTTTTTCCTTCTAGACTTACTGGACGTAAATGCAATAATAACGCACGCATTTCTGATTGAGACGCATTAATAATTGAACCAATCATTGTCATTTGTTTCTCTAAACTAATGGTTACCTCTTGTTTATGGGCCTCTTCTTGTAAAGCAGACATCATCATGCTAGCTGCAAATAATTGCTGACTAACAGAGTCATGAAGTTCTCTAGCTAAACGATGACGCTCAGCTTCAACAATTTGTTCTTTGGTTTCCCCATCAACCAACTCAGGTCTTGCTGCAATTTGTTGTAGCTCTGTTGACATTCTTTTTAAACTACCATGAACCTTCGTTAAATCTTTATCGATTTCATGGATATATGGATCATTTTCAGATCCTAAAATCCCTTTAAATAACAAGTTATTATCATAATTACCACTAGCAAGTAGCCGAACTTTCTCTTCAATTCTACCATATTGTGTTCGTCTCACGAAATAAACTGTTAAAAATACAATAAAACTTACTACTAAGGAAATAACTAAAACATACGCAAGCAATGGTATATGAAATATTTTAGCACGCAATAATTCCAATAACCAACGTTTTTGATGTTGAGCATAGTAACTAGCGTACAAAGTTAACAATAAGATAATATTTGTAAAGATAAAGGTATATAAAAATAGCAAGGGCCTTGTTATTTTTGATATCATATGCGAATGACCTCCACATCCCCCATCAACGTACTTGTTATAATTTTTAACCGTCGATTACTCTCATCATAATCTTCGCTGTATGCCTTAATTGATTCGTTTTTAACACGATAAAATTCACCTTCAAATTTAACATTTCCTAATAAACTTGAATGTTCTAAGACGATACCCACTCCAAC is a window of Vagococcus intermedius DNA encoding:
- a CDS encoding HesB/YadR/YfhF family protein, whose translation is MKITVSEQAQNWFIEELNLTSGSGIKFFGKYGGSTNVHSGFTTGMDIAQPSEDILGKTTEQEIIYFAETLDDWFFHGYDLEVGFDEKLGEPFYYYQAK
- a CDS encoding sensor histidine kinase encodes the protein MISKITRPLLFLYTFIFTNIILLLTLYASYYAQHQKRWLLELLRAKIFHIPLLAYVLVISLVVSFIVFLTVYFVRRTQYGRIEEKVRLLASGNYDNNLLFKGILGSENDPYIHEIDKDLTKVHGSLKRMSTELQQIAARPELVDGETKEQIVEAERHRLARELHDSVSQQLFAASMMMSALQEEAHKQEVTISLEKQMTMIGSIINASQSEMRALLLHLRPVSLEGKTLQKGIEQLLRELKTKIQIDLTWEIEDITLPSGIEDHIFRIAQELLSNTLRHAKASSLEVYLKQVDKSIMLRMIDDGVGFDSQVPRVGSYGLNNIQERVTSMGGTCKIISFKGKGTSVEIRVPVLEESVNND
- a CDS encoding response regulator — encoded protein: MIKVLLVDDHEMVRLGVSSYLSIQEDIEVVGEAENGQIGYHKALELRPDIILMDLVMDVMDGIESTKAILAEWPEAKIIIVTSFIDDEKVYPAIEAGAAGYLLKTSTAGEIANAIRASYRGERVLEPEVTGKMMERMTRKNEPVLHEDLTNRENEILLLIAEGKSNQEIADDLFITLKTVKTHVSNILSKLDVEDRTQAAIYAFKHGIVK
- a CDS encoding potassium channel family protein; the protein is MKQNFAIIGLGRFGGSLCETLIESGQEVLAIDRDEDRINEYMNIATHAVVANAQDEMTLRSLGLRNFEHVIVAIGEDIQASILVTLMAKEMGVPNVTAKAQDSYHAKVLYKIGADNVVHPERDMGIKVAHNLVSKNILDYLELSDEYSLAEVKVTNRKFFDKSLAQLDFRQRFGLNVVAIRREGHLIISPMADEIVFKDDCLLLIGADEDVERLDEKMS